A region of Longimicrobium sp. DNA encodes the following proteins:
- the tadA gene encoding tRNA adenosine(34) deaminase TadA, with the protein MADDERWMRLALDEAAAAEALGEVPVGAVIVRGGEVVATGHNLTHTLQDPSAHAEMVAIRRAAEAIGHWRLLDCTLYVTLEPCAMCSGAIVLARIPRLVYAAADPKAGMSGSLENLVQHPKLNHRVELVAGVLAQEAGDVLRAFFRARRKRPRADQQEPLE; encoded by the coding sequence ATGGCGGACGACGAGCGGTGGATGCGGCTGGCGCTGGACGAGGCCGCCGCGGCCGAGGCGCTGGGCGAGGTGCCCGTCGGCGCGGTGATCGTGCGCGGCGGCGAGGTCGTCGCCACCGGACACAACCTGACGCACACGCTGCAGGACCCCAGCGCGCACGCCGAGATGGTGGCCATCCGCCGCGCCGCCGAGGCCATCGGCCACTGGCGCCTGCTGGACTGCACGCTCTACGTGACCCTGGAGCCGTGCGCCATGTGCTCGGGCGCCATCGTCCTCGCCCGCATCCCGCGCCTGGTCTATGCCGCGGCCGACCCCAAGGCGGGGATGAGCGGCTCGCTGGAGAACCTGGTCCAGCACCCGAAGCTCAACCACCGCGTGGAGCTCGTCGCCGGCGTGCTGGCGCAGGAGGCGGGAGACGTGCTGCGCGCCTTCTTCCGCGCGCGGAGGAAGCGGCCGCGCGCCGACCAGCAGGAGCCGCTGGAGTGA
- the pyrR gene encoding bifunctional pyr operon transcriptional regulator/uracil phosphoribosyltransferase PyrR: protein MSEPTRRSIMDAPAVERALQRMADEVVRRAGGTGELVLVGIHRRGVQLAAKLGEEIEKRGDTRVATGSLDITLYRDDLMVVGPRPVVGQTRLPTGGIDDRTICIVDDVLYTGRTVRAALDELADFGRPSRTLLAVLVDRGGRELPIQADVVGERVDVPEGGRVEVMVPEIDGSLGVDLVEAG, encoded by the coding sequence ATGTCCGAACCGACGCGACGTTCCATCATGGACGCCCCGGCCGTGGAGCGCGCCCTGCAGCGCATGGCCGACGAGGTCGTGCGCCGGGCCGGCGGCACCGGCGAGCTGGTGCTGGTGGGCATTCACCGGCGCGGCGTCCAGCTCGCGGCGAAACTGGGTGAAGAGATCGAGAAGCGCGGCGACACCCGCGTGGCCACCGGCTCGCTCGACATCACCCTCTACCGCGACGACCTCATGGTGGTGGGCCCGCGCCCGGTGGTGGGCCAGACGCGGTTGCCGACGGGCGGGATCGACGATCGCACCATCTGCATCGTCGACGACGTGCTGTACACGGGGCGCACGGTGCGCGCGGCGCTCGACGAGCTGGCCGACTTCGGCCGGCCGAGCCGCACGCTCCTGGCCGTCCTGGTGGATCGCGGGGGACGCGAGCTGCCGATCCAGGCCGACGTGGTGGGCGAGCGCGTCGACGTGCCCGAGGGCGGGCGGGTGGAGGTGATGGTGCCGGAGATCGACGGATCGCTGGGCGTGGACCTGGTGGAGGCGGGCTGA